One Thermodesulfobacteriota bacterium genomic region harbors:
- the lysA gene encoding diaminopimelate decarboxylase, translated as MWRGFDYKNGEFHVEDVPVKEIARSVGTPCYIYSYSILRDNFSLLSDAFSGIDALICYSVKANSNLAVLKTFASLGAGFDIVSGGELRRVLKAGGDPSKVVFSGVGKTEEEMELAIGAGILFFNIESTEELYVLNKVANGLGKKARVAIRVNPDIDPKTHPYISTGLKKSKFGIEIDKAVEVYKGAAGMSGIEVVGLDAHIGSQIFDLYPFAASAKKLVDLAEVLKGEGIEIRYIDIGGGLGIRYKKEDVPPDPAQYAKLIIKEIDAKYKLLLEPGRWLVGNAGALLTKVLYIKQGTAKRFVIVDAAMNDLIRPAFYDSYHEIVTADADLENEEVVDIVGPVCESGDFLAQDRKLPWVAKDDLLVVLSAGAYGYVMSSNYNTRPRVPEVMVNGKEFYVVKERETYEDLIRGESIPDFLK; from the coding sequence ATGTGGCGCGGTTTCGATTATAAGAATGGCGAATTTCATGTAGAGGATGTTCCGGTAAAAGAGATTGCCCGGTCGGTGGGGACTCCCTGTTATATCTACAGCTACTCCATCCTCAGGGATAATTTTAGCCTTTTAAGCGATGCTTTTTCGGGAATAGACGCCCTTATTTGCTACTCGGTTAAGGCTAATTCAAACCTGGCGGTCTTAAAGACCTTTGCCAGCCTGGGGGCCGGGTTTGATATCGTTTCGGGGGGCGAGCTTCGCCGGGTTCTAAAAGCAGGTGGAGACCCGTCGAAGGTTGTTTTTTCCGGGGTGGGAAAAACCGAGGAGGAAATGGAACTGGCAATCGGTGCCGGAATACTTTTCTTCAACATTGAATCCACAGAAGAGCTTTATGTGTTGAACAAAGTGGCAAATGGATTGGGTAAAAAGGCCAGGGTTGCCATTAGGGTCAACCCGGACATCGACCCTAAGACCCATCCTTACATATCCACCGGGCTTAAAAAGAGCAAATTCGGGATCGAAATCGACAAGGCAGTGGAGGTTTACAAGGGTGCAGCCGGTATGAGCGGAATCGAAGTAGTGGGATTGGATGCTCACATCGGCTCCCAGATATTTGACCTTTACCCTTTTGCGGCCTCGGCGAAGAAGCTGGTGGACCTGGCCGAGGTTCTAAAGGGTGAAGGGATTGAAATTAGATATATAGACATAGGCGGAGGATTAGGAATAAGGTATAAAAAAGAGGATGTTCCCCCGGACCCCGCTCAATATGCAAAACTTATAATCAAGGAAATAGACGCTAAGTATAAACTCTTGCTGGAACCGGGAAGATGGCTCGTAGGAAATGCCGGAGCTCTCTTGACCAAGGTGCTTTACATCAAGCAGGGCACGGCTAAAAGATTTGTGATTGTAGATGCGGCCATGAATGACCTGATTCGTCCCGCTTTTTATGACTCCTACCATGAAATTGTCACGGCGGATGCCGACCTGGAAAATGAAGAGGTCGTGGACATAGTAGGACCGGTCTGCGAATCGGGCGATTTTTTGGCTCAAGACCGAAAGCTTCCTTGGGTGGCTAAAGACGACCTGCTAGTGGTTCTCAGCGCCGGTGCTTACGGTTATGTTATGTCTTCCAACTACAACACCCGCCCCCGTGTCCCCGAGGTGATGGTCAATGGAAAGGAATTTTATGTGGTAAAGGAAAGGGAAACATACGAGGATTTGATTCGAGGAGAAAGCATTCCCGATTTTTTGAAGTGA